From a single Gimesia fumaroli genomic region:
- a CDS encoding phytoene desaturase family protein, which yields MAKDFLKDAKDEYDVIVIGSGLAGMTSANILARQGYSVLLLEHHYQLGGMATWFKRQNGHIFDISLHGFPYGMLKSCRKYWTQEIADNIVPLRGVRFENPQFSLETTFTRDDFTRLLIEKFNIEPETVKNFFDTARKMNFFDDQGKTTRELFEEFFPGRDDVVRLLMEPISYANGSTLEDPAITYGIVFSNFMQKGVYTFRGGTDHLVKLIKAELEHNGVDVRIRTQVEKIEVTPDRRVTGVVVNGKRIGCKAIMSNSNIKGTILNLVGEEHFDPDFVEETKAVRLNNSSTQVYIALKPNDELNFCGDLLFHSEHKGFDIEAMLSKNVSSRTFSFYYPETRPGSNRSLIVSSTNANFRDWADLPEEQYEADKNHLIETTLDCLEQYVPNIRDRVDHLEASTPRTFQRYTQHLQGASFGTKFEGLKVSKELPEQIQGLYHAGSVGIIMSGWLGAVNYGVIVSNDVDKYLTPAAARI from the coding sequence ATGGCCAAAGATTTTCTGAAAGACGCAAAAGACGAATATGATGTCATTGTCATCGGCAGTGGTTTAGCCGGAATGACATCGGCCAACATCCTGGCCCGTCAAGGATATTCCGTACTGCTCCTCGAACATCATTACCAGCTCGGCGGCATGGCCACCTGGTTCAAACGCCAGAACGGTCACATCTTCGATATCTCGCTGCACGGCTTCCCCTATGGAATGCTTAAGAGCTGTCGTAAATACTGGACGCAGGAAATCGCCGACAATATCGTTCCGCTCCGAGGCGTCCGTTTCGAAAATCCGCAGTTCTCGCTCGAAACGACATTTACGCGAGACGACTTTACTCGTCTATTGATCGAGAAGTTTAATATCGAACCGGAGACGGTCAAAAACTTCTTTGACACCGCCCGCAAAATGAACTTCTTCGATGATCAGGGAAAAACCACCCGCGAACTGTTCGAAGAATTCTTTCCCGGTCGCGATGATGTCGTGCGTCTGCTGATGGAACCGATTTCCTACGCCAACGGTTCGACGCTGGAAGACCCCGCGATTACCTATGGCATCGTCTTCTCCAATTTCATGCAGAAAGGCGTCTACACCTTCCGTGGCGGAACGGATCATCTGGTCAAACTCATCAAAGCAGAATTGGAACATAACGGCGTTGACGTTCGCATTCGAACGCAGGTCGAGAAAATCGAAGTCACTCCCGATCGCAGAGTCACCGGTGTGGTTGTTAATGGCAAACGTATCGGCTGTAAAGCCATCATGTCGAACTCCAACATCAAAGGCACAATTCTGAATCTCGTCGGCGAAGAGCACTTCGATCCGGACTTCGTCGAAGAAACCAAGGCCGTGCGGCTCAATAACAGCAGCACGCAGGTTTATATCGCTTTGAAGCCCAACGACGAACTCAATTTCTGTGGCGATCTGCTGTTTCACTCTGAGCATAAAGGCTTTGATATCGAAGCCATGCTCAGTAAAAATGTCAGCAGCCGCACTTTTTCATTCTACTATCCAGAAACACGGCCCGGCAGTAATCGTTCTTTAATTGTTTCGTCCACCAACGCGAACTTCCGCGACTGGGCTGATCTCCCTGAAGAACAGTATGAAGCCGATAAAAATCATCTGATCGAAACGACCCTCGATTGCCTCGAACAGTATGTGCCCAATATTAGGGATCGCGTGGATCATCTGGAAGCCTCGACGCCGCGCACATTCCAGCGCTACACGCAGCATCTGCAAGGTGCTTCGTTTGGTACCAAGTTTGAAGGTCTCAAAGTCAGCAAGGAACTACCCGAACAGATCCAGGGATTGTATCATGCCGGTTCGGTCGGCATCATCATGTCCGGCTGGCTCGGTGCCGTCAATTACGGCGTGATTGTCAGCAATGATGTCGATAAATATCTGACTCCCGCAGCCGCCCGCATCTGA
- a CDS encoding phytoene desaturase family protein gives MSYDSIIIGAGLSGLAAGIRLAYYGKNVCILERHTTIGGLNSFYRLRGRNHDVGLHAITNYSPPGGKRGPLNKILRQLRFQWEDFDLSPQCGSSVVFPGHTLRFNNQFDYFEAQIAEQFPQQVDGFRQLVAEIDTHNIGDLGQIRISARERTAAHISDPLLINMLLCPLMFYGSPTEHDMDFNQFVIMFRSIYQEGFARPYKGVRLILKNLVRKFKSLGGELKLRAGVKELLTDGNHVSGVMLDDGSILEGKQVLSSAGSAETLQMCGAEVPQDDRFTPGEISFVETISVLDQEPKSFGHDETIVFYNDSEDFYYEQSKEPCDVRSGIICSPNNFEYDQPLEEGSIRITALANPQYWMNLSEEKYIAEKKYWYDQILESSMRFIPDFRPHVIDVDTFTPRTIKKFTGHINGCVYGAPQKILDGTTPFNNLFLCGTDQGFLGIIGSMLSGISIANLHLLNPK, from the coding sequence ATGAGCTACGATTCAATCATCATTGGTGCCGGTCTCTCCGGCTTGGCTGCGGGAATCCGCCTGGCTTATTACGGAAAGAATGTGTGCATTCTCGAAAGGCACACGACCATTGGTGGTTTGAATTCCTTCTATCGCTTGCGCGGTCGGAATCATGATGTCGGCTTGCATGCGATTACGAACTATTCGCCGCCCGGCGGTAAACGGGGGCCACTCAATAAAATTCTCCGGCAGCTTCGCTTTCAATGGGAAGACTTTGACCTGAGCCCGCAATGCGGCTCCTCTGTCGTTTTTCCCGGTCATACACTCCGATTCAATAATCAGTTCGATTATTTTGAAGCCCAAATCGCAGAGCAGTTTCCTCAGCAGGTTGACGGTTTCCGGCAACTGGTTGCGGAAATCGATACGCACAATATCGGCGACCTGGGGCAGATCAGAATCTCGGCCCGTGAGCGCACGGCCGCTCATATTTCTGATCCACTGCTGATCAATATGTTGCTGTGTCCGCTGATGTTTTACGGTAGCCCAACCGAGCACGATATGGACTTCAATCAGTTCGTGATCATGTTTCGCAGCATCTACCAGGAAGGCTTTGCCCGCCCATATAAAGGCGTGCGACTGATCCTGAAAAATCTGGTTCGCAAGTTCAAATCGCTGGGGGGAGAACTCAAACTCCGTGCCGGCGTCAAGGAGTTGCTTACTGACGGCAATCATGTCTCGGGCGTGATGCTCGATGATGGTTCGATTCTCGAAGGAAAACAGGTGCTTTCCTCAGCCGGTTCCGCAGAGACACTACAGATGTGCGGCGCAGAAGTACCACAAGATGATCGCTTCACCCCCGGCGAAATTTCCTTCGTCGAGACCATCTCTGTACTCGATCAAGAACCAAAATCATTCGGGCACGACGAGACCATCGTGTTCTATAACGATTCGGAAGACTTTTACTACGAACAGTCTAAAGAGCCGTGTGACGTCCGTAGCGGTATTATCTGCTCGCCGAATAATTTTGAATACGATCAACCGCTGGAAGAAGGTTCGATTCGCATTACGGCGCTCGCAAATCCACAATACTGGATGAACCTGTCCGAAGAGAAATACATTGCGGAAAAGAAATACTGGTACGACCAGATTCTGGAATCCTCGATGCGATTCATCCCCGACTTCCGACCGCATGTCATCGACGTCGATACCTTTACGCCGCGAACCATCAAAAAATTCACAGGTCACATCAACGGTTGTGTGTACGGGGCGCCGCAAAAAATTCTGGATGGAACGACGCCATTCAACAATTTATTCTTGTGTGGCACTGATCAGGGGTTTCTTGGAATTATCGGTTCGATGCTCTCCGGAATCAGCATCGCCAACCTGCATCTGCTGAATCCCAAATAG
- a CDS encoding acyl carrier protein, with amino-acid sequence MAPEQIRSVILDILARIAPDEDLSELDDSVPFREQMELDSMDFLDIVMELRKLYRVQIPEEDYGELVTMDSTVTYLTPLLKDAESTV; translated from the coding sequence ATGGCGCCGGAACAAATCAGATCGGTTATCTTGGATATTTTAGCGCGAATTGCTCCTGATGAGGATCTTTCGGAGCTTGACGATAGTGTTCCTTTTCGTGAACAGATGGAATTAGACAGCATGGATTTTCTGGATATCGTCATGGAGTTGAGAAAACTCTATCGCGTTCAGATTCCAGAAGAAGACTACGGTGAACTGGTAACAATGGACAGCACTGTTACTTATCTCACACCTCTCCTGAAGGATGCGGAAAGCACCGTCTGA
- a CDS encoding beta-ketoacyl-[acyl-carrier-protein] synthase family protein, which translates to MQESVDPQSRIVITGIGLTAPNGNNLEEFRQNLLEGRSGVVDYNIRYMGDVLAGVCDFDELRYQKRKEVRRGTRAGSIAIYCANEAVNQSKLDWENVARDRVGVYLGITEHGNVETENEVYEISQFDYDTKVWSHHHNPRTVANNSAGEVTLNMGITGPHLTLGAACAAGNAGFIQGVQMLRLNEVDIALCGGVSESIHTFGIFASFQSQGALATNADPAKACRPFDVNRNGIVVAEGGAVCTLERLPDALARGATIYGEIVGYAMNSDASDFVLPNSNRQAECIRLALKRAGLQPEDIDIVSSHATATTQGDIEEAKALASVFADCPDLAINNTKSFIGHAMGAAGALEMLGNLPALEDGIAHATLNLDELDPECHLPQLVANQPRQMDRVECILNNSFGMLGINSVLIIKKYSA; encoded by the coding sequence ATGCAGGAATCAGTGGACCCTCAAAGCCGCATTGTCATTACTGGAATTGGCTTGACGGCTCCGAATGGAAACAATCTGGAGGAATTTCGGCAAAACCTGCTGGAAGGTCGTTCGGGTGTCGTTGATTATAACATTCGCTATATGGGCGATGTTCTCGCCGGTGTTTGCGATTTCGATGAATTACGCTATCAGAAACGCAAAGAAGTTCGTCGGGGAACACGGGCCGGCTCAATCGCCATTTATTGTGCAAATGAAGCCGTCAATCAATCGAAGCTGGATTGGGAAAATGTCGCCCGCGATCGGGTAGGCGTTTATCTTGGAATTACCGAACATGGAAACGTAGAAACCGAGAATGAAGTCTACGAAATTTCTCAGTTCGACTACGATACCAAAGTCTGGTCGCATCATCACAATCCCCGAACCGTTGCAAATAATTCCGCCGGTGAAGTCACGCTGAATATGGGAATTACCGGTCCGCATCTGACATTGGGAGCGGCTTGTGCAGCAGGGAACGCCGGTTTTATTCAAGGCGTGCAAATGCTCCGGCTGAATGAAGTCGATATCGCATTGTGCGGCGGTGTGTCTGAAAGTATCCATACATTCGGTATTTTTGCCAGCTTCCAGAGTCAGGGCGCACTGGCAACCAACGCAGATCCTGCGAAAGCCTGTCGGCCCTTTGATGTGAATCGCAATGGGATTGTCGTTGCTGAAGGGGGTGCGGTTTGCACGCTGGAACGTCTGCCCGATGCACTGGCACGCGGAGCAACGATTTACGGGGAAATCGTGGGTTACGCCATGAATTCCGATGCCAGCGATTTCGTACTTCCAAATTCGAATCGACAGGCAGAATGTATTCGCCTCGCACTCAAACGCGCCGGATTACAACCGGAAGATATTGATATTGTCAGCAGTCATGCCACCGCGACGACACAGGGAGATATCGAAGAAGCCAAAGCTTTGGCGAGCGTCTTTGCTGATTGCCCTGATCTGGCGATTAACAATACCAAAAGCTTTATCGGGCACGCGATGGGAGCCGCTGGTGCGTTGGAAATGCTGGGGAATCTGCCTGCACTCGAAGATGGCATCGCTCATGCGACTCTGAATCTGGATGAGCTCGATCCGGAATGTCATTTACCACAACTGGTTGCCAACCAGCCACGGCAGATGGATCGGGTCGAATGTATTTTGAATAACTCGTTTGGGATGCTGGGAATTAATTCTGTTCTGATCATCAAAAAATATTCTGCCTGA
- a CDS encoding sigma-70 family RNA polymerase sigma factor produces MDNSLESQPDTAADPGPVPNEQFVSLLARHHSLIRGFIGTLLPHQTDAEDVFQQTCLVLWRKWNTFDSKQSFSSWACGVAFYEVKNFQRVQSRDRLYFSDEVLSLIAEHQTSTLPETDREKQALENCIQKLEGENRQLIRDCYHSQRTIKEVAEHLGRSSDAIYKKLSRLRLRLMDCMQQSLHSAEAGS; encoded by the coding sequence ATGGACAATTCATTGGAATCACAACCAGACACAGCAGCAGACCCGGGACCGGTCCCTAATGAGCAATTTGTCTCATTGCTGGCGCGGCATCACAGCCTGATTCGTGGTTTTATAGGAACCCTGCTGCCTCACCAGACCGATGCCGAAGATGTCTTTCAGCAAACGTGTCTGGTTTTGTGGAGAAAATGGAATACTTTTGACTCAAAACAGAGTTTTTCTTCCTGGGCCTGTGGAGTTGCCTTTTACGAGGTCAAAAATTTTCAACGGGTGCAGAGTCGGGATCGGCTCTATTTTTCTGACGAAGTGCTGTCACTGATTGCAGAACACCAGACAAGCACGCTTCCCGAAACGGATCGAGAAAAACAGGCACTCGAAAACTGTATCCAGAAACTGGAAGGCGAGAACAGACAGCTCATCCGGGATTGTTATCACAGTCAACGTACGATCAAAGAAGTCGCCGAACATCTGGGACGGTCCAGCGATGCGATTTACAAAAAGCTCTCTCGCTTACGACTGCGACTGATGGACTGCATGCAACAGTCGCTCCATTCAGCGGAGGCGGGCTCATGA
- a CDS encoding LamG-like jellyroll fold domain-containing protein, protein MKNTTPHNHELIQLIDAFLQGDISPQDHVALERRLKEDPQQRQLYVDYMRVHSGLSTWATETNESEDWIPHPTQPEQHTKLGTPRFLLLLVTSLVAATLLLSLAYYAGWNTGSGHEPLIADSPENIPEPETNVPKTDHIALLTQAVGVVWDTPRNLQTGAGLSAGWLKLKRGTIQVELISGATVLIEGPAAFELISPLKAFCQYGKVRASVPEQAHGFTIQTSRLNVVDLGTEFTLSLDATGNGQVQVIDGEVELHSPDQQTTRSGIQSLKTGEGVQFDQRGSINRLTEAMMPLINPEELSHLAEQQQAQQFTRWQEQNAALKADPSLIAYYDFEESSNWLRTLKNKKLEASSADGAIVGCQWTSGRWPQKRALEFKRTSDRVRLHVPGEYESLTLMAWVRIEGFDRWLSSLMLTDGYNAGNPHWQLSDKGEIILGVKTGPGKNFFSPVVLQPTDLGRWIHLATVYDHQNKEVVHYLDGVPVSHHKIENPIPLVIGPAEIGNWRPQEHTGEHSIRSLNGRLDEFALFGRALSADEILKLYQSGKPNS, encoded by the coding sequence ATGAAAAATACAACTCCTCACAATCACGAACTCATCCAACTGATCGACGCATTCCTGCAGGGAGATATCAGCCCGCAAGATCATGTCGCATTGGAACGGCGTCTGAAAGAAGATCCACAGCAGCGACAGCTTTACGTCGATTATATGCGCGTGCATTCGGGGCTCTCAACCTGGGCGACGGAAACGAATGAGTCTGAAGACTGGATTCCCCATCCCACGCAGCCAGAACAACATACAAAATTAGGGACTCCCCGCTTTCTGCTCTTATTGGTGACGTCACTCGTAGCGGCGACACTCTTACTTTCACTGGCGTATTATGCCGGCTGGAATACCGGTTCAGGCCATGAGCCGTTGATCGCAGATTCTCCTGAAAATATACCGGAACCCGAAACGAATGTGCCTAAAACGGATCACATCGCACTGTTAACGCAAGCCGTCGGTGTGGTGTGGGATACGCCTCGTAATCTACAGACCGGCGCCGGCTTATCCGCGGGGTGGTTGAAACTGAAACGCGGCACGATTCAGGTGGAACTGATCAGCGGTGCCACGGTCCTCATTGAAGGGCCCGCTGCATTCGAATTGATTTCGCCACTCAAAGCCTTTTGTCAATACGGCAAAGTCCGGGCATCGGTCCCCGAACAGGCGCATGGCTTTACGATTCAAACGTCGCGATTGAACGTCGTCGATCTGGGAACCGAATTCACGCTCTCTCTTGATGCGACCGGCAACGGACAGGTACAGGTCATTGACGGCGAAGTGGAACTGCATTCGCCCGATCAACAGACAACGCGTTCCGGGATTCAAAGTCTAAAAACCGGAGAAGGCGTTCAGTTTGATCAACGGGGTTCGATCAACCGTTTAACCGAAGCAATGATGCCGCTCATCAATCCAGAAGAACTCTCGCACCTGGCAGAACAACAGCAGGCACAGCAATTCACCCGCTGGCAGGAACAGAATGCCGCCCTCAAAGCGGATCCATCTTTGATCGCCTATTACGATTTCGAAGAATCCTCGAACTGGTTACGCACACTCAAGAATAAAAAACTGGAAGCGTCCTCTGCCGATGGCGCCATTGTGGGCTGCCAATGGACGTCAGGCCGCTGGCCACAAAAACGAGCGTTAGAATTTAAACGCACCAGCGACCGCGTTCGTCTGCATGTTCCGGGCGAATATGAGTCACTGACCTTGATGGCCTGGGTCCGTATTGAAGGTTTCGATCGCTGGCTCAGCTCGCTCATGCTCACCGATGGATACAATGCGGGCAACCCGCACTGGCAGCTCAGTGATAAAGGCGAAATCATTCTGGGCGTCAAAACCGGCCCCGGGAAGAACTTTTTCTCACCCGTCGTTTTACAGCCCACCGACCTGGGCCGCTGGATTCATCTGGCGACCGTATATGATCACCAGAACAAAGAAGTCGTGCACTATCTGGATGGTGTTCCCGTCAGCCATCATAAAATTGAAAACCCGATTCCACTGGTGATTGGCCCTGCCGAAATCGGCAACTGGCGACCGCAGGAGCACACGGGCGAACATTCCATCCGAAGTTTAAACGGCCGCCTGGATGAATTTGCGTTATTTGGACGGGCCTTATCGGCAGACGAAATTTTGAAGCTGTATCAGTCCGGAAAACCCAATTCCTGA
- a CDS encoding DUF1549 and DUF1553 domain-containing protein — protein MRNSTSALILLVGILLPVSLSAAEKKPALPPDHAKRMQQGLELFKKEVRPLLVEKCLKCHGGKSVKGDFDLSNRKFLLDSGMIEKTGKASYLMALVEHREEPNMPLKEKKLSEKEIANLSKWIDLGAPYDKPLATSDKADSGKLVVTDDDRKFWSFQPLSSPSVPKVKNQSWRQNDIDSFILAKQEEKGLTPNDPVSKRSYIRRAYFDLIGLPPTPAEVDEFLADQSPDAYENLIDRLLASPRYGERWARHWLDIARFAESHGFEHDYDRNFAYHYRDFVIKALNQDMPYDQFVKWQLAGDEIAPDDPLALMATGFLGAGVFPTQITANEVERTRYDALDDMLNTTGLAMLGLSVGCARCHDHKFDPIGSEDYYRMLSTFTTTVRTEIEIDLDPEKYKQDKAKFDQAHAPLVKALQEYETSQIKPKFADWLKQGKVDASQLDEWIVPHVMSHSSKGKARFETLEDGSVLVSGPNINQDQYTFKLRTNVTPIRSIRLETLSHRSLPKQGPGRAVNGNFSLTAFKVKAKSVTEKKGAAKDVKLTNARATHEQNKTTLSAASAIDGQYGSGWAVDFGGIGKDQAIVFDLETPLEIEGETELTITMSFTNNVNHSIGRPRFSVSNSSSPSIKTGAGSPEQLSQALQLVEQGHPEKLTDAQKQILERRFREQDSQWVALSTKVNQHLKTEPQPALTKVMICSEGPDIKPVRHHTQGKDFFDETYFLTRGDTEQKGDVAQQGFLQVLMRAPQQEKAWIEAPPKSATTSYRRTSLANWMTDTKQGAGALLARVMVNRVWQHHIGSGIVATPNDFGLQGERPTHPELLDYLANQLIQHGWHLKPLHKQIMLSATYRQSTDFDEEKSKLDPENRLHWRRSPQRLEGEAIRDSILYIGNRLDTTMYGPGTLQQDSQRRSIYFKIKRSKLIPMMQLFDAPEALVSIGQRSSTTIAPQALLFMNAKFIRESARSFAKRVQKQHPDSLEKSIEAAYQIALGRAPSANESAVSLAFIQQHQKSYTAEKLPEPTLLALTDFTHALLSTNEFVYPN, from the coding sequence ATGCGGAATTCGACAAGCGCGCTCATACTGTTGGTCGGTATCCTGTTACCCGTTTCTCTCTCTGCGGCAGAAAAGAAACCAGCCCTTCCACCCGATCATGCGAAACGCATGCAACAGGGACTGGAGCTCTTCAAAAAAGAAGTGCGGCCGCTGTTAGTTGAAAAATGTCTGAAATGTCATGGCGGCAAATCGGTCAAAGGGGACTTCGATCTTTCCAACCGCAAATTCCTGCTCGACAGTGGCATGATCGAAAAGACGGGGAAAGCGAGCTACCTGATGGCGCTGGTTGAGCACCGCGAAGAACCCAATATGCCGCTCAAGGAAAAGAAACTCTCGGAGAAGGAAATCGCCAATCTGTCCAAGTGGATTGATCTGGGCGCCCCTTATGACAAACCTCTTGCAACATCGGATAAAGCGGACTCAGGTAAACTGGTCGTCACAGACGACGACCGTAAATTCTGGTCATTTCAACCTCTGAGCTCTCCTTCCGTCCCGAAAGTCAAAAATCAAAGCTGGCGTCAGAATGACATCGATTCTTTTATTCTGGCAAAGCAGGAAGAAAAAGGACTGACGCCGAACGATCCCGTCAGCAAGCGGTCCTATATCCGCCGCGCGTATTTCGATTTGATTGGCCTCCCCCCGACTCCGGCCGAAGTTGATGAATTTCTTGCCGACCAGTCCCCCGATGCTTATGAAAATCTGATTGACCGGTTACTGGCCAGCCCCCGTTACGGCGAACGCTGGGCCCGGCACTGGCTGGACATCGCCCGCTTTGCAGAGAGTCATGGCTTTGAACACGACTACGATCGCAACTTTGCCTATCACTATCGGGACTTTGTCATCAAAGCGTTGAACCAGGATATGCCCTACGATCAATTTGTAAAATGGCAGTTGGCCGGAGATGAGATCGCCCCCGATGATCCGCTGGCTCTGATGGCAACCGGATTCCTCGGCGCAGGCGTGTTCCCCACACAGATCACCGCCAACGAAGTCGAGCGTACCCGCTATGATGCACTCGACGACATGTTGAATACGACCGGCCTGGCGATGCTGGGACTGAGCGTGGGATGTGCGCGGTGTCACGATCACAAGTTTGATCCGATTGGCAGCGAAGACTATTACCGCATGCTGTCCACATTCACAACGACCGTCCGCACGGAAATCGAAATCGATCTGGACCCCGAAAAATACAAACAGGACAAAGCCAAATTTGATCAGGCACACGCACCGCTGGTCAAAGCATTACAGGAATATGAAACCAGCCAGATCAAACCGAAGTTTGCTGACTGGCTGAAACAGGGAAAGGTTGATGCGTCGCAACTTGATGAATGGATTGTGCCCCACGTTATGAGCCACAGTTCAAAAGGGAAAGCCCGTTTCGAAACACTGGAAGATGGTTCGGTGCTGGTTAGTGGCCCCAATATCAATCAGGATCAGTACACGTTTAAGCTGCGAACCAATGTCACGCCGATCCGTTCGATTCGTCTCGAAACGTTAAGCCATCGCTCTTTACCGAAACAGGGGCCGGGCCGGGCCGTGAACGGTAACTTCTCTCTCACCGCATTTAAAGTCAAAGCGAAATCTGTTACAGAGAAAAAAGGAGCCGCGAAAGACGTTAAACTGACCAACGCCCGGGCGACGCATGAGCAGAACAAGACCACTCTCTCAGCCGCGAGTGCCATTGACGGACAATACGGTTCCGGTTGGGCCGTCGATTTTGGAGGCATCGGGAAAGATCAGGCAATTGTGTTCGACCTGGAAACACCTCTGGAAATAGAAGGTGAGACCGAGCTGACCATTACCATGTCGTTCACAAACAATGTGAATCACAGCATCGGTCGCCCGCGTTTTTCGGTGAGCAACTCAAGTTCTCCTTCCATCAAAACAGGAGCCGGCAGTCCCGAGCAACTTTCACAGGCCCTGCAATTAGTAGAACAGGGGCACCCGGAAAAACTAACTGACGCTCAGAAACAGATTCTCGAACGCCGCTTTCGTGAGCAAGATTCCCAATGGGTCGCCTTGTCTACAAAAGTCAATCAGCATCTCAAAACGGAACCTCAGCCGGCTTTGACGAAAGTCATGATCTGCAGCGAAGGACCGGACATCAAACCGGTGCGGCATCATACGCAAGGCAAAGATTTCTTTGACGAAACGTATTTTCTTACTCGCGGAGACACGGAGCAAAAAGGGGACGTTGCCCAACAAGGCTTCCTGCAGGTATTGATGCGTGCTCCCCAACAGGAAAAAGCGTGGATCGAAGCCCCTCCCAAATCGGCGACGACCTCGTACCGCCGCACGTCACTGGCGAACTGGATGACAGACACCAAACAGGGTGCGGGTGCATTACTGGCCCGTGTGATGGTCAACCGGGTCTGGCAGCACCATATCGGCAGTGGAATTGTCGCGACTCCCAACGACTTCGGCCTGCAGGGAGAGCGACCGACTCATCCGGAACTGCTCGATTATTTAGCCAATCAGCTCATTCAGCACGGCTGGCATCTGAAACCGTTACATAAGCAGATCATGCTGAGTGCGACCTACCGGCAGTCCACCGACTTCGATGAGGAAAAATCAAAACTGGATCCGGAAAACAGGCTGCACTGGCGCCGTTCGCCTCAGAGACTGGAAGGGGAAGCCATTCGCGATTCGATTCTCTACATTGGCAATCGGCTTGATACAACGATGTACGGGCCGGGAACTCTGCAGCAAGACAGCCAGCGTCGCAGCATCTATTTCAAAATCAAACGCAGCAAACTTATTCCCATGATGCAGCTGTTTGATGCCCCCGAAGCGTTAGTCAGCATCGGGCAGCGTTCCAGCACCACGATTGCACCGCAGGCACTGCTGTTCATGAATGCCAAATTCATTCGTGAAAGTGCCAGGTCATTTGCAAAACGAGTTCAAAAGCAGCATCCGGATTCCCTGGAGAAATCGATTGAAGCCGCCTATCAAATCGCTCTGGGACGTGCTCCCAGTGCTAATGAATCCGCGGTTTCACTGGCGTTCATTCAACAACATCAAAAGTCATATACAGCCGAAAAGCTGCCTGAGCCAACCTTGCTGGCGCTGACCGATTTCACACACGCGTTATTAAGCACCAACGAATTTGTATACCCAAACTGA